One genomic window of Solanum stenotomum isolate F172 chromosome 9, ASM1918654v1, whole genome shotgun sequence includes the following:
- the LOC125876004 gene encoding probable receptor-like serine/threonine-protein kinase At5g57670 has translation MDFSSNTNKPSKILVGISLDVEESKELISWAIRVLANPNDTIIAQHIVVATEKSKRFGDQRKEESKKWQSISKNQTQIRKAKAFVISMMGEFTKTCQYKQVGLEARVGFSSNPGRGLIKEAKSIPADYLLIGGKNNKTCRYPFTIAKYCCERVPDNCSLVVVARKSGQPPPHNIQSNSIRIQENHQPSTRWLKENNSPSSEKQLITRNSPRTVLNGCEGEENSSSFGENSITKSSILSSSLVTKDFKYQQDHFKKPMSPLRRISSFLRSPFDSSSRKKSSRFQNEEYKPMSPLKCFSYEEIASSTNYFHPENLVGQGGYSDVYRGDLEDGRRIAVKRLAKDSNNMNKEKEFLMELGVISHVNHPNTASLVGYCIENGFYLIFKFYPNGTLSSALHGKSNKSLEWPMRYKIALGIARGLHYLHKCCKHRIIHRDIKASNVLLGPDYEPQISDFGLAKWLPNKWTHHAVIPIEGTFGYLAPEYFMHGIVDEKTDIFAFGVLLLEIITGRRPVDSSRQNLLLWATPLMEGGKLIELADPKLEGEFNMDELHQMVLTASYCVRQSSVWRPSTTEVLELLRYGDDSEAAKSWRIPKFTSDEVNDYSMVFGYDLPSDLILEDLF, from the exons ATGGATTTTTCAAGTAATACTAATAAACCATCAAAAATTCTTGTGGGAATTTCTTTGGATGttgaagaaagtaaagaacttATTTCTTGGGCAATTAGAGTTTTAGCCAATCCTAATGATACCATTATAGCACAACACATTGTTG TGGCAACAGAGAAAAGCAAGAGATTTGGTGATCAAAGGAAAGAAGAAAGCAAGAAATGGCAATCTATAtcaaaaaatcaaacacaaatcCGAAAGGCAAAAGCATTTGTTATTTCTATGATGGGAGAATTTACAAAAACATGTCAATATAAACAG GTAGGTTTAGAGGCAAGAGTTGGTTTTAGTTCTAATCCAGGGAGAGGTTTAATTAAAGAGGCTAAAAGTATTCCAGCTGATTATCTTCTCATTGGTGGCAAAAATAATAAGACTTGCAG atATCCATTCACAATTGCAAAGTATTGTTGTGAAAGAGTTCCAGATAATTGTTCACTAGTTGTGGTAGCTAGAAAATCAGGGCAACCACCACCACATAACATTCAATCCAATTCCATTCGAATCCAAG AAAATCATCAACCTAGTACAAGATGgcttaaagaaaataattccCCTTCTTCAGaaaaacaacttattacaaGGAATTCACCAAGAACTGTACTAAATGGTtgtgaaggagaagaaaatagTTCAAGTTTTGGTGAAAATTCCATCACTAAATCTTcaatattatcatcatcattagTGACTAAGGATTTCAAATATCAACAAGATCATTTCAAGAAACCAATGTCTCCATTGAGGCGAATTTCGTCTTTTTTACGTTCACCTTTTGATTCGAGCTCAAGGAAGAAGAGTTCAAGATTTCAAAATGAGGAATATAAACCAATGTCTCCATTGAAGTGTTTTAGCTATGAGGAGATTGCAAGTTCTACAAATTATTTCCATCCAG AGAATTTAGTGGGACAAGGAGGATACTCAGATGTATATAGAGGAGATCTTGAAGATGGAAGAAGAATTGCAGTAAAAAGATTAGCAAAAGACAGCAATAAtatgaacaaagaaaaagaatttcTAATGGAATTAGGTGTAATTAGCCATGTTAATCATCCAAATACAGCAAGTTTAGTTGGTTATTGCATTGAAAATGGATTCTATCTCATCTTCAAATTCTATCCCAATGGCACTCTCTCTTCAGCATTACATG GAAAATCAAACAAATCACTTGAATGGCCAATGAGATATAAAATTGCCCTTGGAATCGCTAGAGGTTTACATTATCTTCACAAATGTTGTAAACATCGTATAATACATCGTGATATCAAAGCATCAAATGTTCTACTAGGACCAGACTATGAGCCTCAG ataTCAGATTTTGGGCTAGCAAAATGGCTACCAAATAAATGGACACACCATGCTGTAATTCCAATTGAGGGCACATTTGGATATTTAGCACCAGAATATTTCATGCATGGAATTGTGGATGAAAAAACCGATATTTTTGCATTTGGAGTTCTTCTTCTTGAAATTATTACTGGTAGAAGGCCTGTGGACTCATCAAGACAAAATCTACTTTTATGg GCGACACCCTTGATGGAAGGTggaaaattaattgaattagcAGATCCAAAGTTGGAGGGTGAATTTAATATGGACGAATTGCATCAAATGGTTCTTACAGCTTCATATTGTGTAAGACAATCTTCAGTATGGCGCCCGTCAACGACTGAG gTGTTAGAATTGTTGAGATATGGGGATGATTCTGAGGCAGCAAAAAGTTGGAGAATACCAAAATTTACAAGTGATGAAGTTAATGATTACTCAATGGTTTTTGGATATGATCTTCCTTCTGATTTAATTTTAGAAGACCTTTTCTAA